A window of Syngnathoides biaculeatus isolate LvHL_M chromosome 9, ASM1980259v1, whole genome shotgun sequence contains these coding sequences:
- the ier2b gene encoding immediate early response 2b, giving the protein MSETTMEVNAEARRILAVSISKLYASRSQRGGLRLHRSLLLSLVMRSARDIYHSSTPPPEPMETGPEEPAELDLESEQNPAELNATAGGGAHREAEEEEGEPAEDKENQSPTRPSRKRRGKAAAAPHFLPSKRARLEPGEERHAAPPPASCRMGPAESLISLSLNRVIPAC; this is encoded by the coding sequence ATGAGTGAAACAACAATGGAGGTGAACGCGGAGGCCAGGCGGATTTTGGCCGTGTCCATAAGCAAGCTGTACGCGTCCCGGAGCCAGCGAGGCGGTTTAAGACTCCACCGGAGCCTCCTTCTCTCCCTGGTCATGCGCTCCGCTCGGGACATCTACCACTCGTCGACGCCACCGCCCGAGCCCATGGAGACCGGTCCGGAAGAGCCGGCCGAGCTCGACCTGGAGTCGGAACAGAACCCCGCCGAGTTGAACGCGACGGCGGGGGGAGGTGCGCACCGGGAGgccgaggaggaagagggggagCCCGCCGAGGACAAAGAGAACCAGAGCCCGACGCGGCCCTCACGGAAGCGGAGAggaaaggcggcggcggcgcctcACTTCCTCCCAAGTAAACGGGCGAGGCTGGAGCCCGGAGAGGAGCGGCACGCCGCGCCGCCGCCCGCCAGCTGCCGAATGGGCCCCGCCGAATCCCTCATCTCGCTGTCTTTAAACCGAGTAATACCCGCCTGCTGA